The Girardinichthys multiradiatus isolate DD_20200921_A chromosome Y, DD_fGirMul_XY1, whole genome shotgun sequence genome has a window encoding:
- the LOC124864050 gene encoding SE-cephalotoxin-like isoform X2 produces the protein MASQCQAGLVLLASLILLLFWTTISALSYDDTPDVPLQHNRVQRDLPARPRNQVQSSTEVVKESLTAIKVVIDDIPVKKVTDVMKSFSKMASLSPGIGTLVACVLDIVLAFVPQDDPVLIEVKKGFAEVNRKLDSLSFQISNLATDVEWFNYASVYSRDEVTILNAWDKFNDLRQNSNLVQSAEDRLRLAEIFTSSYENSGAESSVSNLYRYLTVNSTSLSANLNNLLKKKFKCDITKIGKYNLYFSSLLWKGMVLNQFYWRLIGFNTTTKEDEHVQMFKKVSEAQLAAIDYCLQNYEDYMKKDVVETVKGLSTDDKQAIALKVKEVLDQKYNWYNWVVVVYNKANKNNHIVFDATEIDAGDTIVLVSYYFDIGIKYATPYKETAEKCFNNEYCQNISIDQCHKEGWGSVDLIGADMLKYNGMITHVTYDEDFAEVPAPVYRVGCYWFPAGGLVSIRFKDRIHFCRLYLCQNNAKCKRILDSNEWFCQCPTGFKGEYCEHRIDTRTAPKKDAIFPHIKLMQDRIQNLENNVEKIMNRCHIS, from the coding sequence ATGGCGTCCCAATGCCAGGCTGGCTTGGTCCTGTTAGCCTCACTGATCCTTCTCCTCTTCTGGACAACCATCTCTGCTCTTTCTTATGATGACACACCAGATGTCCCCTTACAACATAACAGAGTTCAAAGAGACCTGCCAGCCAGGCCCAGAAACCAGGTGCAATCATCTACAGAGGTTGTCAAAGAATCTTTGACTGCCATCAAAGTAGTGATTGATGACATTCCTGTTAAGAAAGTCACAGATGTGATGAAAAGCTTCTCTAAGATGGCCAGCCTATCACCTGGCATCGGAACTCTGGTCGCATGCGTTCTCGATATAGTTTTGGCCTTTGTCCCTCAGGATGACCCAGTTCTGATTGAGGTAAAGAAAGGGTTTGCTGAGGTGAACCGAAAGCTGGACTCTCTCTCCTTCCAGATCTCCAACCTGGCAACAGATGTAGAATGGTTCAACTACGCCAGCGTCTACTCTAGAGACGAAGTCACCATCCTCAATGCCTGGGACAAGTTCAATGACCTTCGTCAGAACAGTAACTTGGTGCAAAGTGCAGAAGACAGACTCAGACTGGCTGAAATATTTACCAGCTCCTATGAAAACTCAGGAGCTGAGTCCAGTGTGTCCAATCTTTACCGCTACCTGACAGTCAACAGCACGTCTCTGAGTGCAAACCTCAACAATCTGCTGAAGAAGAAGTTTAAATGTGACATTACTAAGATCGGTAAATATAATTTGTATTTTAGCAGCTTGTTGTGGAAGGGGATGGTGCTAAACCAGTTCTACTGGAGACTGATTGGTTTCAACACCACGACCAAAGAAGATGAACATGTGCAGATGTTCAAGAAGGTTTCTGAAGCTCAGTTAGCAGCCATAGACTACTGCTTGCAGAACTATGAAGATTACATGAAGAAAGATGTGGTGGAGACTGTCAAAGGACTCAGCACTGATGACAAACAGGCCATCGCTCTTAAGGTGAAAGAAGTTCTGGACCAGAAGTACAACTGGTACAACTGGGTGGTGGTGGTATACAACaaggcaaacaaaaacaatcacatCGTGTTTGATGCCACTGAGATTGATGCAGGAGACACCATTGTGCTTGTGAGTTACTATTTCGATATAGGCATAAAATATGCCACACCATATaaggaaactgcagaaaaatgtttcaacaaTGAATACTGCCAGAACATCAGTATAGATCAATGCCACAAAGAGGGTTGGGGATCAGTTGATTTAATTGGGGCAGACATGTTAAAGTATAATGGCATGATAACACATGTCACCTATGATGAAGACTTTGCAGAGGTCCCAGCACCTGTTTATCGAGTTGGCTGCTATTGGTTTCCTGCTGGTGGTTTGGTTTCCATACGGTTCAAAGACCGGATACATTTCTGCAGATTGTATTTATGCCAGAACAATGCAAAGTGTAAAAGAATCCTAGACTCAAACGAATGgttttgtcaatgtcccactgGATTCAAAGGAGAATATTGTGAGCATCGCATTGACACAAGAACAGCCCCAAAAAAGGATGCCATATTTCCCCATATCAAACTCATGCAAGACAGGATACAAAACCTTGAGAACAACGTGGAAAAAATCATGAACAGATGCCACATTTCTTAG